A genome region from Chryseobacterium sp. G0186 includes the following:
- a CDS encoding TonB-dependent receptor, protein MKNKKQGYFLPKTGVILFTFLFCNLAEAQQLIELSGIIKNTGTQKGIDAVKVQIENTQDSASTDPLGNFKIRTRVAIPFRLTINKDGFTSQTVEILSLSNKLSIGLHPHNTIIDEVVISASRVPEKILRSPIAIEKIDIKTMRESPAASFYETLENVKGLQLLTSSLTLKIPNSRGFNSPNNFRFMQLVDGVDVQSATLGVPLGNAIGPTELDIQSMEVTPGAASALYGMNAINGLASLQTKDPFTSQGLSVYFRGGVNHVDNFNHKISSLGESAIRFAKAFNKNLAIKVNASYFSGTDWISNYQTDQNPNSLITANPKFSLSDNPAEDLWNKYGDERNNRVAVKIDYNGKPTTFNVARTGYLEKDLVSPEVKNIKFDAGLYYRFGDQWRASYVYRYGLLDGTFQRGNKIRLQNATVQNHKVELTGKELTFRAYVSIENTGNSYNLKPLADNLDLTSLSNNNWKNIFQTSLQNNINAGIDLNESFILARQEADKNRVVPGTAAFEQLKNTIIGINNWDSANAGIAGAPPTGGAKLEQKSRFYQGELTYDLSRFVKIFNLLAGVDYRLYSITPDGNNFVDFNRPVSERNIPLSNGTFGKNVIYQKYGAFAQITKLFFGDKLKLNAALRMDRNPEFEAKLNPRISIVYSPVNQHNFRASFQNGYRFPSLFEALSFVNNGNVRRVGGLSKVNDGLGYLENSYTLASIDRFTSAVNADVDGEKSQNQAAQDNKQLLTAANLQKLQPEKINSFEVGYKYVFFNNKLVLDWDFYYNIYEGFLGQVEVAVPKNSQIGSNTAVLAMLDRSKQDRYRVYTNSNSTYKSYGTSLGLRYNVIGNYNVNTNVSYNDLASNASSDLFITAFNTPKWMVNLSVGNREIIKNIGFTLVARWQSSFDWESPLASGKIPSYYTIDAQATWKLPEIHANIKIGATNLLNRRYFQYAAGPEIGGLYYLAFTYDLKL, encoded by the coding sequence ATGAAAAACAAAAAACAGGGATATTTTCTGCCTAAAACCGGGGTTATACTATTCACATTTTTATTTTGTAACCTGGCAGAAGCACAACAGCTTATAGAACTAAGCGGAATCATAAAAAACACAGGGACCCAAAAAGGCATTGATGCCGTAAAAGTACAGATTGAAAATACGCAGGATTCTGCATCAACAGACCCACTTGGAAATTTTAAGATCAGAACAAGGGTAGCTATCCCGTTTCGGTTAACCATCAATAAAGACGGTTTTACCAGTCAGACGGTTGAAATTCTTTCCCTTTCAAACAAGCTAAGCATCGGACTTCATCCTCATAATACCATTATTGATGAAGTGGTTATTTCTGCCTCCCGGGTTCCGGAAAAGATCCTAAGATCTCCAATCGCTATTGAAAAAATTGATATCAAAACGATGAGGGAAAGCCCTGCAGCATCCTTTTATGAAACCTTAGAAAACGTAAAAGGATTACAATTGTTAACCTCTAGTCTTACCTTAAAAATCCCCAACTCCAGAGGGTTCAATTCTCCCAATAACTTCCGGTTTATGCAACTGGTGGATGGGGTAGATGTACAGTCTGCAACGCTGGGAGTGCCGTTGGGAAATGCAATAGGCCCTACAGAACTGGACATTCAGTCAATGGAAGTCACACCGGGAGCTGCTTCTGCATTGTATGGAATGAACGCCATCAATGGATTGGCAAGTCTCCAGACTAAAGATCCGTTTACATCTCAGGGATTAAGCGTTTATTTTCGTGGAGGCGTCAATCATGTAGACAATTTCAATCATAAAATAAGTTCTCTGGGAGAAAGTGCAATACGATTTGCAAAGGCCTTCAATAAAAATCTGGCGATCAAGGTAAATGCTTCTTACTTTAGCGGTACAGACTGGATTTCAAACTATCAGACGGACCAAAACCCTAATTCGCTCATCACAGCCAATCCAAAATTTTCATTGTCTGATAATCCTGCAGAAGATCTTTGGAATAAGTATGGAGATGAAAGAAATAACAGGGTCGCCGTAAAAATAGATTACAATGGAAAACCAACCACATTCAATGTTGCCAGAACAGGATATCTTGAAAAAGACCTTGTAAGTCCTGAAGTAAAAAATATAAAGTTTGATGCCGGATTATACTACCGTTTTGGTGATCAATGGAGAGCTTCCTATGTTTATCGTTACGGATTACTGGATGGAACTTTCCAAAGAGGGAATAAAATCCGTCTGCAGAATGCCACCGTTCAAAATCACAAGGTAGAACTTACAGGTAAGGAACTTACTTTCCGAGCGTATGTATCTATAGAAAATACAGGAAATTCCTATAACCTGAAGCCTTTGGCCGATAACCTTGACCTAACCAGTCTTTCCAATAACAACTGGAAAAATATATTCCAGACTAGCTTGCAAAATAATATCAATGCAGGAATAGATCTTAACGAATCTTTCATCCTGGCCCGTCAGGAAGCTGATAAAAATAGAGTAGTTCCGGGAACTGCAGCCTTTGAACAGTTAAAGAATACAATCATCGGGATTAATAACTGGGATTCTGCCAATGCAGGTATTGCAGGAGCTCCGCCAACAGGAGGAGCCAAACTTGAACAGAAATCCCGCTTTTATCAGGGTGAATTAACGTATGACCTTAGCCGGTTTGTAAAAATATTCAATCTTCTTGCCGGTGTAGACTACCGTTTGTACAGCATAACTCCTGATGGAAACAACTTTGTAGACTTCAACAGACCTGTCAGTGAAAGAAATATACCCTTATCCAATGGTACATTCGGTAAGAATGTGATCTACCAGAAATATGGAGCTTTTGCACAGATTACCAAGCTTTTCTTCGGTGATAAATTAAAGCTTAATGCAGCCTTACGTATGGACAGAAATCCGGAATTTGAAGCAAAGTTGAATCCACGAATCAGTATTGTATATTCTCCTGTTAATCAGCATAATTTCAGAGCATCCTTTCAAAATGGATACCGTTTCCCATCCTTGTTTGAAGCCCTTTCATTTGTAAATAATGGAAATGTACGAAGAGTAGGTGGACTTTCGAAAGTGAATGATGGATTAGGCTATCTGGAAAATTCCTACACACTGGCATCTATCGACAGGTTTACTTCTGCCGTAAATGCAGATGTAGACGGAGAAAAAAGCCAAAACCAGGCTGCTCAGGACAATAAACAGCTTTTAACTGCCGCGAATCTGCAGAAACTACAGCCTGAAAAGATCAATTCATTTGAAGTAGGTTATAAATATGTTTTTTTTAATAATAAACTGGTCCTGGATTGGGATTTTTACTACAACATCTACGAAGGATTTCTTGGACAGGTAGAAGTAGCCGTTCCCAAGAACAGTCAAATTGGAAGCAATACAGCTGTTCTTGCCATGCTAGACCGAAGTAAACAGGACCGATACAGGGTTTATACCAATAGCAACAGCACCTATAAAAGCTATGGAACCTCATTAGGCCTGCGCTATAATGTGATCGGAAACTATAACGTCAATACCAATGTATCTTATAATGATCTTGCCTCCAATGCGAGTTCTGATCTGTTTATTACAGCATTTAATACCCCAAAATGGATGGTAAATCTGAGTGTAGGAAACAGGGAGATCATCAAGAATATAGGATTTACCCTTGTTGCAAGATGGCAGAGTAGTTTTGATTGGGAAAGCCCTCTGGCTTCCGGAAAAATTCCGTCTTACTATACCATAGATGCCCAGGCTACATGGAAACTTCCTGAAATACATGCCAATATAAAAATTGGAGCCACCAATTTACTGAACCGCCGTTACTTCCAATATGCAGCAGGACCTGAAATAGGAGGTTTATATTACCTCGCCTTTACGTATGACTTAAAACTGTGA
- the cysI gene encoding assimilatory sulfite reductase (NADPH) hemoprotein subunit: protein MSNKDNLSPVEKIKTQSNGLRGTLKESLSDDFTGAIREDDQTLIKFHGMYQQDDRDRREERVSKKLEWLYSYMIRLRLPGGFLTSDQWIGVNDIAQNHSTGTIKITTRQTLQLHGILKSHLRPTIQSFNLSHLDSIAACGDVNRNVTCTANPSESPLHQQTYELAGKISEMCLPKTQSYYDIWIDDELIVDRKTEEDPLYQDRYLPRKLKIGIAVPPNNDVDVFINDIALIAIIENNQIVGYNIAAGGGLGATHGNEATYARLASVLGFVDSEEKALKAVYEIITVQRDFGNRSDRKLSRLKYTIDQLGIDGYRTEVEKRTGFSFEPAREFKFEQRKDRYGWVKNHEGKWFYTLFVEHGRVLDTDDYPLKSGLLKIAQTVNVNFRFTCNQNLILADITEEEKVLVESLLQEYGISDYTEKASALRKNSVACVALNTCSLALAEAQRYLPSLVTKIEPVLEKHGLLEEDITIRMTGCPNGCGRSPNAEIGFVGTAYGKYNLHIGGDRLGMRLNTKFKENIGEEEILTTLDELFGIYVQKRLTEETFGDFSYRYLQNLN from the coding sequence ATGAGCAATAAAGATAATCTTTCCCCTGTAGAAAAAATTAAGACCCAAAGTAACGGGCTCAGAGGAACATTAAAGGAAAGCCTTTCAGATGATTTTACGGGAGCGATAAGGGAAGATGACCAAACCCTGATCAAATTCCATGGCATGTACCAACAGGATGATAGGGACAGAAGAGAAGAACGGGTTTCCAAAAAACTGGAGTGGTTGTATTCCTATATGATCAGACTAAGGCTTCCCGGTGGTTTTTTAACCTCAGACCAATGGATTGGAGTGAATGACATTGCCCAAAACCATTCTACGGGAACCATAAAAATAACAACAAGGCAGACTCTTCAACTGCATGGTATTTTAAAGTCTCATTTAAGACCAACTATTCAGAGTTTTAATCTGAGCCACCTTGATTCTATTGCAGCCTGTGGTGACGTAAACAGGAATGTTACCTGTACCGCTAATCCATCAGAATCCCCACTGCATCAGCAAACCTACGAACTGGCCGGTAAAATAAGTGAGATGTGTCTCCCAAAAACCCAGTCTTATTATGACATCTGGATTGATGATGAACTGATTGTTGACAGAAAAACTGAAGAAGATCCTTTATACCAGGACAGATATCTTCCCAGAAAGCTAAAAATCGGAATTGCTGTTCCACCCAATAATGATGTAGATGTATTCATCAATGATATTGCCCTGATTGCCATCATTGAAAATAACCAGATTGTGGGCTACAATATTGCTGCAGGAGGCGGATTAGGAGCAACACACGGAAATGAAGCTACTTATGCACGCCTTGCCTCTGTACTTGGATTTGTAGATTCCGAAGAAAAAGCCTTAAAAGCAGTCTATGAAATCATCACAGTACAGCGGGACTTCGGAAACAGAAGCGACAGAAAGCTATCAAGATTAAAATATACCATTGATCAGCTTGGAATTGATGGGTACAGAACCGAAGTAGAGAAAAGAACCGGATTCAGTTTTGAACCAGCCCGAGAATTTAAGTTTGAACAGAGAAAAGACCGTTATGGATGGGTAAAAAATCATGAAGGAAAATGGTTTTATACCCTGTTTGTAGAGCATGGAAGAGTCCTTGATACTGATGACTATCCTTTAAAATCAGGATTATTAAAAATTGCACAGACCGTTAATGTCAACTTCAGATTTACCTGTAACCAAAATCTGATCCTTGCAGATATTACTGAAGAAGAAAAAGTGTTAGTAGAAAGCTTGTTACAGGAATATGGAATTTCAGATTATACTGAAAAAGCAAGTGCCCTTCGTAAAAATTCTGTTGCATGTGTTGCCTTAAATACCTGTTCACTAGCCCTGGCAGAGGCTCAACGTTATTTGCCATCATTGGTAACCAAAATAGAACCTGTCCTTGAAAAACATGGTCTTTTGGAAGAAGACATTACCATCAGAATGACCGGATGCCCCAATGGATGTGGCAGATCTCCCAATGCCGAAATCGGATTTGTGGGAACAGCATATGGTAAATACAATCTCCATATCGGAGGAGACAGACTGGGAATGCGCCTGAATACAAAATTCAAAGAAAATATCGGAGAAGAGGAAATTCTTACCACTCTTGATGAGCTTTTCGGAATTTATGTACAGAAAAGATTGACTGAAGAAACATTTGGTGATTTCTCATACCGCTATTTACAAAACTTAAACTGA
- the cobA gene encoding uroporphyrinogen-III C-methyltransferase: MSTNIKSPKVYLIGAGPGNPDLITVKAVKAIAKADIVLSDRLVSPEILETYVHKNTEIIYVGKECSKNASTPQSLINTLMVEYALQNKTVVRLKGGDVSIFSNILDELQVLKQNYIHYEIIPGITAALGAAAYAGMPLTARGYATSVRFLTYYKSEILTEEYWKELAMTQDSLVFYMSKGNLTDLVEKFIQLNVSKEKKIAVIEQATTPYQKVYTSSFDDFRKTLGEKNFASPSLVVIGKIVNLHEEFSWLKNAEQDGLYFKSIENGTLIPKTQNFFEYAV, from the coding sequence ATGAGTACAAATATAAAATCACCTAAGGTTTACCTTATCGGTGCAGGGCCCGGCAACCCTGATCTGATCACAGTAAAAGCTGTAAAAGCTATCGCCAAGGCAGATATTGTTTTATCTGACCGCCTGGTAAGTCCGGAAATTTTAGAGACCTATGTCCATAAAAATACAGAAATTATTTATGTAGGTAAAGAATGCAGCAAAAACGCATCTACTCCTCAATCATTGATCAATACCCTAATGGTAGAATATGCCCTTCAGAATAAGACTGTAGTAAGGCTTAAGGGAGGAGATGTTTCTATATTTTCTAACATATTGGATGAATTACAAGTGTTGAAACAAAACTATATTCATTATGAAATTATTCCGGGAATTACGGCTGCACTGGGCGCTGCCGCGTATGCAGGGATGCCTTTAACAGCAAGAGGGTATGCCACATCAGTACGCTTTCTTACCTATTACAAATCAGAAATTCTTACCGAAGAATATTGGAAAGAGCTTGCTATGACCCAGGACAGTCTTGTATTTTATATGTCTAAGGGAAACCTGACCGATCTTGTAGAAAAATTCATCCAGCTGAATGTTTCAAAGGAGAAAAAAATAGCTGTGATTGAGCAGGCTACAACACCTTATCAAAAGGTATATACCTCTTCATTTGATGATTTCAGAAAGACGCTTGGTGAGAAAAACTTCGCCTCACCATCTTTGGTGGTCATAGGGAAGATTGTGAATCTCCATGAGGAATTTTCCTGGTTGAAAAATGCTGAACAGGACGGTCTTTATTTTAAATCGATTGAAAATGGAACCCTAATCCCTAAAACTCAAAATTTCTTTGAATATGCTGTCTGA
- a CDS encoding TSUP family transporter, giving the protein MSNSLYPIFLKLENLSLLIIGGGKIALEKLESVLGNSPGTSIRLVAREIIPEVKGLQGQFTNITLHERAYNEDDFKDTDLAIIAVNDIELAAQIREAAQQRNVLVNVADKPDLCDFYLGSIVKKGSLKIAISTNGKSPTIAKRLRETFTETIPDEMDLVLDNMHNIRNQLKGDFNYKVKELNKITTQYLSGETIPPPKPDLDIEKLINITKIAQRKANIYLAIIGVMLLFGILGLVVYQFNLSDAIQDFLNKDGHIFYWMLFAGFMAEIVAGSMGMGYGVICTTILLLLNVPPPVVSASIHSAESFTTAAGGFSHYKLGNVNKKMVWVLFPLAIVGSVIGALTLSHYGEHYAHIVKPIIACYTLYLGSNILRNAFKDKKKNGIRTKKRTNLRVLGFVGGFIDSFAGGGWGPLVTGTLIKEGRIPRYVVGSSTVAKFLLTITSAITFIFTIGIHHWNIVLGLLLGGVFTAPFSAMLTSKLPTKKMFAVVGVVVIIMSLITIVKSFL; this is encoded by the coding sequence ATGAGCAATTCACTATATCCTATATTTTTAAAACTCGAAAATTTATCATTACTGATTATTGGAGGCGGAAAAATTGCCCTCGAAAAACTGGAATCAGTACTGGGCAATTCTCCCGGGACTTCCATCAGGCTGGTCGCCAGAGAAATCATCCCTGAAGTAAAGGGGTTACAAGGTCAGTTTACCAATATAACCTTGCATGAAAGAGCCTATAATGAGGATGATTTTAAGGATACCGATCTGGCCATTATCGCAGTAAATGATATTGAGCTGGCGGCACAGATCCGTGAAGCTGCCCAACAAAGGAATGTATTGGTTAATGTCGCAGACAAACCTGATCTGTGTGATTTTTATTTGGGGTCCATCGTTAAAAAAGGAAGTCTTAAAATTGCCATTTCAACCAATGGAAAATCTCCAACCATCGCAAAAAGACTAAGGGAAACATTCACGGAAACAATCCCTGATGAAATGGATCTTGTATTGGATAATATGCACAATATCCGTAATCAGTTAAAAGGAGATTTTAATTATAAGGTCAAAGAACTCAACAAAATAACCACCCAATATCTATCTGGTGAAACCATTCCTCCTCCAAAACCCGATCTGGACATTGAAAAACTCATCAATATTACCAAGATAGCCCAGAGAAAAGCCAATATTTATCTGGCCATTATAGGGGTGATGCTTCTGTTCGGAATATTGGGTCTTGTGGTTTATCAATTCAATCTTTCTGATGCCATTCAGGATTTTCTGAACAAAGATGGACATATATTTTACTGGATGCTGTTTGCCGGATTTATGGCAGAAATAGTCGCCGGATCCATGGGAATGGGATATGGTGTGATCTGTACAACAATATTGCTGCTGCTGAATGTTCCACCACCTGTTGTGAGTGCAAGTATCCATTCTGCGGAGTCTTTTACAACCGCTGCCGGAGGATTCAGTCATTACAAACTGGGAAATGTGAATAAAAAAATGGTCTGGGTATTATTCCCGTTAGCCATAGTAGGCTCAGTTATTGGAGCATTAACCCTGTCTCATTATGGCGAGCATTATGCCCATATTGTAAAGCCTATTATCGCATGTTATACATTATACCTGGGATCAAATATTCTGAGGAATGCCTTTAAGGATAAAAAGAAAAACGGGATCAGAACAAAAAAAAGAACCAATCTCAGAGTATTGGGATTTGTTGGCGGATTTATAGACTCTTTTGCCGGAGGCGGATGGGGTCCTTTAGTAACCGGAACTTTGATAAAAGAGGGAAGAATTCCCCGTTATGTAGTTGGAAGTTCAACAGTCGCTAAGTTTCTACTCACCATCACCAGTGCCATCACTTTTATTTTTACCATTGGTATTCATCATTGGAACATTGTGTTAGGTCTTTTGCTGGGCGGTGTTTTTACAGCCCCGTTTTCAGCAATGCTCACATCAAAACTGCCTACAAAAAAAATGTTTGCTGTGGTTGGAGTAGTGGTAATCATTATGAGCCTGATCACCATTGTAAAATCCTTTTTATAA
- the cysK gene encoding cysteine synthase A has product MKFQNTLETIGNTPVVKINKLFNSDHEIWIKLEKSNPGGSIKDRIALAMIEDAEAKGLLNKDSVIIEPTSGNTGIGLALVAAVKGYKLILVMPDSMSVERRKIMEAYGAEFVLTPREKGMKGAIEKANELAQETPNSWVPKQFDNPANVKIHTETTAQEILQDFPDGLDYIITGVGTGGHITGIAQTVKEKYPHVRVIAVEPELSPVLSGGSPAPHPLQGLGAGFVPSILDITLLDGVITVGKDEAYEYAINAAKKEGLFVGVSTGAALAAIAKQLPEIQPGAKILTINYDTGERYLSIEGLF; this is encoded by the coding sequence ATGAAATTTCAGAATACATTGGAAACGATTGGAAATACACCAGTCGTAAAGATCAATAAACTATTCAATTCAGATCATGAAATCTGGATCAAATTAGAAAAAAGCAATCCCGGAGGAAGCATTAAGGACAGAATTGCACTGGCCATGATTGAAGATGCTGAAGCCAAGGGTTTACTCAATAAAGACAGCGTTATCATAGAACCTACCAGTGGTAATACAGGAATAGGACTGGCATTGGTAGCCGCCGTAAAAGGATATAAGCTAATTCTGGTAATGCCGGACAGCATGAGTGTAGAACGCCGTAAAATTATGGAGGCCTATGGTGCTGAATTTGTCCTAACGCCAAGAGAAAAAGGAATGAAGGGTGCCATTGAAAAAGCCAATGAGCTGGCACAGGAAACTCCAAATTCATGGGTCCCGAAACAGTTTGATAATCCTGCCAACGTAAAAATACATACCGAAACTACAGCACAGGAAATTTTACAGGACTTTCCTGATGGTTTAGATTATATCATCACCGGAGTAGGAACCGGCGGACACATCACCGGAATTGCACAGACAGTAAAAGAGAAGTATCCTCATGTAAGAGTAATCGCCGTAGAACCGGAACTTTCTCCTGTACTAAGCGGTGGTAGCCCTGCACCACATCCTTTACAGGGGCTGGGAGCCGGATTTGTCCCATCAATACTGGACATTACATTACTGGACGGAGTCATAACGGTAGGAAAGGATGAAGCCTATGAATATGCCATTAATGCCGCCAAAAAAGAAGGCCTTTTTGTAGGAGTTTCCACAGGAGCAGCCTTGGCAGCCATTGCAAAACAATTACCGGAAATACAGCCCGGAGCTAAAATTCTCACCATCAATTACGATACCGGAGAAAGGTATCTTTCCATTGAAGGGCTCTTCTAA
- a CDS encoding sulfite reductase flavoprotein subunit alpha yields MLSDTKLNILKQISRDFSRDESIWASGYLAGLAGAPLTVAQPPLQTVFTEENAVRKITLAYGTETGNSKKLATSLAGIIKKKGIQVKLTDLSQYKPKDLAKEEFFFVVISTQGEGDPPALAKKFYDYIYENEINLSTLKFGVLALGDSSYPQFCKTGEDVDSRFEILGAQRIIPLKKCDIDYEQDAESWIEHVFEAVTKTSAGSIKNTSTQKASTGRKKYQGKVSTIINLNDITSEKETYHIEIETEEALVYQPGAALGIIPLNSSVVVNEIITLTGIDPKKQIETAKVTDTVEKLLQKHLNISYLLKTVVTQYAKITGHSIPEVRLSLLDLLRIYPVKNAEEFEEVIQILTGQAPRLYSISSSLEAHGENEIHITVAKSEFLIDHQKHNGLCSGFLSEFREEEDIEFYIQDAGHFRLPKPDQDIIMIGPGTGIAPFRSFLWERDAIGAEGRNWLFFGDRNFVSDFIYQAELQDFLKTGSLTHLDLAFSRDTAEKIYVQHKLEQKAQEVFYWLEGGASVYVCGAKEPMSKDVEETLLNIIQHQGKRNKEEALHYLEEMELNGRYAKDVY; encoded by the coding sequence ATGCTGTCTGACACTAAATTAAACATACTGAAGCAAATATCCAGAGATTTTTCCAGAGATGAATCCATCTGGGCAAGCGGATATCTGGCAGGTCTTGCCGGAGCTCCGCTTACTGTAGCTCAACCTCCATTACAGACAGTTTTTACAGAAGAAAATGCTGTCAGGAAAATCACATTGGCCTATGGTACAGAAACCGGAAACAGTAAAAAACTGGCAACATCCTTGGCAGGAATTATTAAGAAAAAAGGTATTCAGGTTAAGTTAACGGATCTTTCCCAATACAAACCTAAGGATCTTGCTAAGGAGGAATTCTTCTTTGTGGTTATTAGTACGCAGGGAGAAGGAGATCCGCCGGCTCTCGCCAAAAAGTTTTACGATTATATTTATGAGAATGAGATCAATCTCAGCACCCTCAAATTTGGAGTACTGGCATTGGGAGACAGCAGCTATCCTCAATTTTGCAAAACAGGTGAAGATGTAGATTCCCGTTTTGAAATTCTGGGTGCTCAACGTATCATTCCTTTAAAAAAATGTGATATTGATTATGAACAGGATGCTGAAAGCTGGATAGAGCATGTCTTTGAAGCCGTGACCAAAACTTCTGCAGGGAGTATCAAAAACACGTCCACTCAAAAAGCTTCAACGGGCAGGAAAAAGTATCAGGGAAAAGTCTCAACAATCATTAATCTGAATGATATTACCTCTGAAAAAGAAACTTATCACATCGAAATAGAAACAGAGGAAGCATTGGTCTATCAGCCGGGTGCTGCTTTGGGGATTATTCCATTGAATTCCAGTGTGGTTGTGAATGAAATTATTACACTGACAGGAATTGATCCTAAAAAGCAGATTGAAACGGCAAAAGTTACGGATACTGTAGAAAAGCTTTTGCAAAAACATCTTAATATTAGCTATTTACTCAAAACGGTAGTAACACAATATGCTAAGATTACAGGGCATTCTATCCCAGAAGTACGTTTAAGTCTTCTTGATCTGCTCCGGATCTATCCTGTAAAAAATGCAGAAGAATTTGAAGAAGTTATTCAGATACTAACGGGTCAGGCACCCCGTCTGTATTCTATTTCATCGTCTCTGGAAGCTCATGGGGAAAATGAAATTCACATCACCGTAGCAAAATCGGAATTCCTTATTGATCATCAGAAACATAACGGTTTATGTAGTGGATTTCTAAGCGAATTCAGAGAGGAAGAAGATATTGAATTTTACATTCAGGATGCAGGACATTTCAGATTGCCGAAACCTGATCAGGATATCATCATGATAGGACCGGGAACGGGGATTGCGCCTTTCAGATCATTTCTTTGGGAACGTGACGCCATTGGAGCAGAAGGAAGAAACTGGCTCTTCTTCGGAGACAGAAACTTTGTTTCAGACTTTATTTATCAGGCTGAACTTCAGGATTTCCTCAAAACAGGCAGTCTCACTCATTTAGATCTGGCCTTTTCAAGGGATACTGCAGAAAAAATTTACGTTCAGCATAAACTGGAACAAAAAGCCCAGGAAGTCTTTTACTGGCTTGAGGGAGGGGCATCCGTATACGTATGTGGCGCCAAGGAGCCGATGAGCAAAGATGTTGAAGAAACCCTTTTGAATATTATTCAGCATCAGGGAAAACGTAACAAGGAAGAAGCACTTCATTACCTGGAAGAAATGGAACTGAATGGCCGATATGCCAAAGATGTTTACTAA
- a CDS encoding GNAT family N-acetyltransferase, whose product MNTSLQDTDDILDLYKMASDFKKKVSGVQWPEFERSMIETEIQENRLFKITVDQQIACVWSITYDDVQVWEQQNADPAIYIHRIAANPNFRGQKFVEQIVEWSKQFARENNKLYVRMDTTAGNQRLNDYYIKCGFSYLGSKKITDTEGRPSHYHNASMALFQLEV is encoded by the coding sequence ATGAATACTTCTCTACAGGATACAGATGATATCCTTGATCTATACAAAATGGCTTCCGACTTCAAGAAAAAAGTATCCGGTGTACAATGGCCGGAGTTTGAACGAAGCATGATAGAAACTGAAATCCAGGAAAATCGCCTATTTAAAATTACAGTCGACCAACAGATTGCCTGTGTCTGGAGCATTACCTATGATGATGTACAGGTTTGGGAACAGCAAAATGCAGATCCGGCCATATATATTCACAGAATTGCTGCCAACCCTAACTTTCGTGGACAGAAATTTGTAGAGCAAATCGTTGAATGGTCTAAGCAGTTTGCCCGGGAAAACAATAAACTCTATGTGAGAATGGATACTACCGCAGGAAACCAGAGACTTAATGATTATTACATAAAATGTGGTTTCAGTTATCTGGGTTCTAAAAAAATCACTGATACCGAAGGACGTCCTTCCCATTACCATAATGCATCTATGGCACTTTTTCAGCTGGAAGTTTAA
- the epsC gene encoding serine O-acetyltransferase EpsC yields MSVSNHLIEKIHQSKQDKTHGFFDRTRVKAFVTDLYKALFLPQQDNTTDQLEKDFAKLHDHLFTLTDMITGDKDLAEVQVTAFFDALPKLYDRLIQDSQSILEFDPAAGSLEEIHLAYPGYFATYVYRISHQLWNQEIPVLPRIISEYAHSKTGIDIHPGAVIGEHFFIDHGTGIVIGETTVIGNHVKIYQGVTLGALNVSKEKAHQKRHPNIEDHVIIYSGATILGGNTTIGRESIIGGNVWITQDVPPNSLVYHKSEIKIKDNSSLPESLTFVI; encoded by the coding sequence ATGTCAGTTTCAAATCATTTAATTGAAAAAATTCATCAGAGTAAACAAGACAAGACTCACGGATTCTTTGATAGAACAAGGGTAAAGGCTTTTGTAACAGATTTGTATAAAGCATTGTTTCTTCCTCAGCAAGACAATACAACAGATCAATTGGAAAAGGATTTTGCCAAACTGCATGACCATCTTTTCACCCTGACGGATATGATCACAGGAGATAAAGATCTGGCTGAAGTACAGGTAACCGCTTTTTTTGATGCGTTGCCAAAGCTCTATGATCGGCTTATTCAGGATTCACAATCTATTTTGGAATTTGATCCCGCAGCCGGTTCTTTAGAAGAAATACATCTTGCCTACCCGGGATATTTTGCAACGTATGTCTATCGGATTTCTCATCAGCTTTGGAATCAGGAAATTCCGGTTTTACCCCGAATAATTTCAGAATATGCCCACAGTAAAACAGGAATTGACATTCACCCCGGAGCAGTGATTGGAGAACATTTCTTCATCGATCATGGAACCGGAATTGTCATTGGAGAAACAACCGTTATTGGCAATCATGTTAAAATATATCAGGGAGTAACCCTCGGAGCTTTAAATGTTTCCAAGGAAAAAGCCCACCAAAAAAGACATCCCAATATTGAAGACCATGTCATCATTTATTCCGGAGCGACCATTTTGGGCGGAAATACAACCATAGGCAGGGAAAGCATCATCGGAGGAAATGTATGGATCACACAGGATGTACCTCCCAATTCCCTGGTCTATCATAAAAGTGAAATAAAAATAAAGGATAACAGTTCATTACCCGAATCTTTAACCTTTGTGATATAA